A DNA window from uncultured Methanoregula sp. contains the following coding sequences:
- a CDS encoding RNase J family beta-CASP ribonuclease, giving the protein MEIEIIAVGGYDEVGRNMTAVRCGKEIVIFDMGLRLDQLMIHEDAEVDEMHSLDLIKIKAIPDDTVLQKVEGTVKAIVCSHGHLDHIGAIPKLAHRYRAPIISTPYATELIRQQISGEKKFGVGNKLFALSAGQRYTLSPNLVLEFVRTQHSIIDTVTPVLHTPHGAIVYACDFKFDRTPVIGQPPDFARFRQLGKEGVLALIVESTYIHRPGRCPSERIARDLVRDVITSYEDDKNAILVSTFSSHISRVKTIAECAHEIGRKPIFLGRSMEKYAVTAEQMKYVSFPPTSSVFGNRRTVDRMMRRMMKEGKDKFIPIVTGHQGEPGSILTRIAFGDTPYQLAKGDKVLFSANIIPNPMNVGQRYVITQHLKKAGARVFEDLHVSGHAYREDHYEFLQMLQPQHIIPAHADITMTAGYAEFAGDLGYTANQNVHPMRNGERLRIL; this is encoded by the coding sequence ATGGAAATAGAAATAATCGCCGTTGGCGGGTACGATGAAGTCGGGCGGAACATGACAGCCGTCCGCTGCGGGAAGGAGATTGTCATCTTTGACATGGGACTCCGCCTCGACCAGCTGATGATCCACGAGGATGCTGAAGTCGACGAGATGCATTCCCTCGATCTGATCAAGATCAAGGCAATTCCGGACGACACCGTACTGCAGAAAGTCGAAGGCACGGTCAAGGCGATCGTCTGCTCGCACGGGCATCTCGACCATATCGGGGCCATCCCGAAACTCGCCCACCGGTACCGGGCGCCGATCATCTCGACACCCTATGCAACCGAACTGATCCGGCAGCAGATCTCAGGAGAGAAGAAGTTCGGGGTGGGCAACAAGCTCTTTGCCCTCAGTGCAGGCCAGCGGTACACGCTCTCGCCGAATCTTGTCCTCGAATTCGTCCGCACGCAGCACTCGATCATCGACACCGTAACACCGGTACTTCATACCCCACACGGGGCGATCGTCTATGCCTGCGACTTCAAGTTCGACCGGACGCCGGTCATAGGCCAGCCGCCGGACTTTGCCCGCTTCCGGCAGCTCGGGAAGGAAGGCGTGCTCGCCCTTATCGTAGAGAGCACGTACATCCATCGCCCGGGCCGGTGCCCGAGCGAGCGGATTGCCCGGGATCTCGTGCGGGACGTTATCACCAGTTACGAGGACGACAAGAATGCAATCCTCGTCTCCACCTTCTCATCCCACATCTCCCGGGTCAAGACCATTGCGGAATGCGCCCACGAGATCGGCAGGAAACCGATCTTCCTCGGGAGGTCCATGGAGAAGTATGCCGTTACCGCGGAACAGATGAAATATGTCTCGTTCCCGCCGACTTCAAGCGTCTTTGGGAACCGGAGGACCGTGGACCGGATGATGCGCCGGATGATGAAGGAAGGAAAAGACAAGTTCATCCCCATCGTCACCGGGCACCAGGGAGAGCCCGGATCGATCCTCACCCGGATCGCATTCGGCGATACGCCGTACCAGCTTGCCAAGGGAGACAAGGTGCTCTTCTCGGCAAACATCATCCCGAACCCGATGAATGTCGGGCAGCGGTACGTCATTACCCAGCACCTCAAGAAAGCCGGTGCCAGAGTATTTGAGGACCTGCACGTGAGCGGCCATGCCTACCGGGAAGATCATTACGAGTTTCTCCAGATGCTCCAGCCCCAGCATATCATCCCCGCCCATGCAGACATAACGATGACCGCAGGGTACGCGGAGTTTGCAGGCGATCTCGGCTACACGGCAAACCAGAATGTCCACCCGATGAGAAACGGCGAACGGCTAAGAATTCTCTGA
- the kdpA gene encoding potassium-transporting ATPase subunit KdpA: protein MTTEPVQAMVKKQVKPAIVLFLLLTVLLGIGYPLVITGIAQVIFPVQSNGNILEHNGKVAGSALVGQPFTSANYFWGRPSATSPVPYNAGASSGSNLGPNNPALTDAVKARMDALHAADPTNSQSIPVDLVTASGSGLDPDISIAAARYQVPRVARERNLNENDLQALVAQYTEPRQFGIFGEPRVNVLSLNLALDDLSAGRISAPQQTTGHENPEPLGFGMRLPDWLQLIVFIVIIAILVVPLGAWMVKVFSGQPNFLSPAIDRIEQKFLSLGGINPGEEMDWKQFAISLLVFSILCILFVFFLQIFQPFLPLNPAGLGAVPWDLALNTAVSFATNTNWQAYVPEVTVSYFTQMAGLAVQNFLSAATGMAVLLALILAFSRRSVATIGNFWVLLIRSVMILLPICIVISLVLVSQGVPQTFNGPVTVPLLDPVKDSTGSLVTTQTIPLGPVASQVAIKLLGTNGGGFYNTNSAHPLENPTPFSNFLENLVILFIPAALCYTFGKMIGSGRKGIALLMAMTIIFLPLAGIAIWSELNGNPAFAPLGIDQTSGFSQPGGNMEGKEVRFGIVPSAWFSVVTTVTSTGAVNSMHDSFMPLAGFVQLFDMQLGEVVYGGVGSGLYGMLVFVILAMFIAGLMVGRTPELYGKKIEQNEMKIATIIILIPIFLILILTALAVMTDAGRAGVFNPGPHGFSEILYAFTSASQNNGSAFAGLSANSLFYNIATAIAMFIGRYAVAILTLALAGSLVIKKIVPASEGTLRDHRPLFIIWLVFVIIIIGALSFVPALSLGPIAEFMNMAASGMIHV, encoded by the coding sequence ATGACTACCGAGCCAGTCCAGGCAATGGTTAAGAAACAGGTCAAACCGGCAATCGTGCTCTTTTTATTACTCACGGTTCTTTTGGGGATTGGTTATCCGCTGGTTATAACCGGTATCGCCCAGGTTATCTTCCCGGTCCAGTCGAATGGGAACATACTCGAACATAACGGGAAGGTTGCGGGTTCGGCACTGGTCGGCCAGCCCTTCACTTCGGCAAACTATTTCTGGGGCCGCCCGTCTGCAACTTCACCGGTGCCGTATAACGCCGGCGCCTCATCGGGATCGAACCTCGGGCCGAACAATCCCGCACTCACGGACGCCGTGAAAGCCCGTATGGATGCTCTCCATGCAGCCGATCCAACGAATTCTCAGTCTATCCCGGTCGATCTTGTCACCGCATCGGGAAGCGGGCTGGACCCGGATATCAGTATTGCTGCTGCCCGGTACCAGGTTCCCCGCGTTGCCCGGGAACGGAACCTGAACGAGAATGATCTCCAGGCACTCGTTGCACAATATACCGAACCCCGCCAGTTTGGCATCTTCGGGGAGCCCCGCGTCAATGTCCTCTCGCTGAACCTTGCACTCGATGATCTCAGTGCCGGCCGCATCTCTGCACCGCAACAGACCACGGGACACGAAAACCCTGAGCCGCTCGGTTTTGGCATGAGGCTGCCTGACTGGCTCCAGCTGATCGTTTTCATAGTCATTATCGCAATACTGGTTGTCCCCCTGGGTGCATGGATGGTCAAGGTTTTTTCGGGCCAGCCCAACTTCCTGTCTCCCGCCATTGACCGGATCGAACAGAAATTCCTTTCGCTGGGCGGGATAAACCCGGGCGAAGAGATGGACTGGAAACAGTTTGCCATATCACTCCTGGTCTTTTCCATACTCTGCATCCTGTTCGTCTTTTTCCTCCAGATCTTCCAGCCGTTCCTCCCGCTCAATCCTGCCGGCCTCGGAGCCGTCCCCTGGGACCTTGCGCTCAATACCGCAGTCAGTTTTGCCACCAACACCAACTGGCAGGCCTATGTGCCGGAAGTCACCGTCAGTTACTTCACCCAGATGGCCGGGCTTGCTGTCCAGAACTTCCTGTCGGCTGCAACAGGCATGGCCGTTTTGCTTGCACTCATTCTCGCTTTCTCCCGCAGGTCGGTTGCAACCATCGGCAACTTCTGGGTTCTCCTGATCCGGAGCGTCATGATCCTGCTCCCCATCTGCATAGTCATCTCGCTTGTTCTGGTATCGCAGGGAGTTCCCCAGACATTCAACGGACCGGTCACGGTTCCCCTGCTGGATCCTGTAAAAGACAGCACCGGCTCGCTCGTAACCACGCAGACCATCCCGCTCGGACCTGTTGCCTCCCAGGTCGCGATCAAGCTCCTGGGCACGAACGGCGGAGGATTCTACAACACCAATTCCGCCCACCCGCTTGAGAATCCCACGCCGTTTTCCAATTTCCTCGAAAATCTCGTAATCCTCTTCATCCCGGCAGCACTCTGCTACACGTTCGGGAAAATGATCGGATCCGGGCGCAAAGGCATTGCCCTTCTGATGGCCATGACCATCATCTTCCTGCCGCTTGCAGGAATTGCAATCTGGTCAGAGCTGAACGGAAACCCGGCGTTTGCCCCGCTGGGCATCGACCAGACATCCGGCTTTTCCCAGCCGGGCGGGAATATGGAGGGAAAGGAAGTCCGGTTCGGGATCGTCCCTTCAGCGTGGTTCTCGGTCGTTACCACGGTGACATCGACGGGAGCAGTCAACTCGATGCATGATTCGTTCATGCCGCTTGCCGGCTTTGTCCAGCTGTTCGATATGCAGCTTGGCGAAGTTGTGTATGGCGGCGTGGGTTCCGGGCTGTACGGTATGCTGGTCTTCGTCATCCTCGCCATGTTCATTGCCGGCCTGATGGTAGGCCGGACCCCGGAACTCTATGGCAAGAAGATCGAACAGAACGAGATGAAGATCGCAACGATCATCATCCTGATCCCGATCTTCCTCATCCTCATCCTTACGGCTCTTGCGGTAATGACGGATGCCGGCAGGGCCGGGGTGTTCAACCCGGGACCGCACGGGTTCTCCGAGATCCTGTACGCGTTCACATCTGCATCCCAGAATAATGGCAGCGCCTTTGCGGGATTATCGGCAAACAGCCTGTTCTATAACATCGCAACGGCAATTGCGATGTTCATCGGACGGTATGCAGTGGCGATTCTGACACTCGCGCTTGCCGGGTCGCTCGTTATCAAGAAGATCGTCCCGGCAAGCGAAGGTACCCTGCGGGATCACCGCCCGCTTTTCATCATCTGGCTGGTATTTGTCATCATCATTATAGGGGCGCTGAGTTTTGTGCCGGCCCTCTCGCTTGGACCCATTGCCGAATTCATGAATATGGCAGCCTCGGGGATGATCCATGTCTGA
- the kdpB gene encoding potassium-transporting ATPase subunit KdpB: MSEPVPTRTAAAIPGLYRRAVFDAFIKLDPRAMIRNPVMFTVEIGSVVTTLLWLQALTGQGEAPPAFIGMISAWLWFTVLFANFAEALAEGRGKAQADSLRKMRRDTDAKKLNPDYTLVRGREPDEKYVSVISSSALHKNDLIFVKAGDTIPVDGEVIDGVASVNESAITGESAPVIRESGGDRSAVTGGTTILSDWLIIRVSANPGEGFLDHMIGLIEGAKRQKTPNEIALNILLLGLTAVFIVVSAALYMFSRYSVETAGIGTTVTITVLVALFVCLAPTTIGGLLSAIGIAGMDRLIQRNVITTSGRAIEAAGDVDVLLLDKTGTITLGNRQAVELIPVDGTEIQELAETAQLASLADETPEGRSIVVLAKEKYGLRGRTVGATESTTEMQFIPFSSQTRMSGVTVGNNQIRKGAADAVFAHISNCGKSEVSEQLRQVVDDIARAGGTPLVVAKNGKALGVIYLKDIVKGGIKERFAQLRKMGIKTVMITGDNRLTAATIAAEAGVDDFLAEATPESKLKLIREYQTGGRMVAMTGDGTNDAPALAQADVAVAMNTGTQPAREAANMIDLDSNPTKLIEIVEIGKQLLMTRGALTTFSIANDIAKYFAIIPIAFASTYPALGALNVLGLHQGILSAVIFNALIIVLLIPLALRGVGYRAMSAEEALRNNILLYGIGGLIAPFIGIKLIDVLLVLMGV; the protein is encoded by the coding sequence ATGTCTGAACCCGTACCAACCCGGACCGCCGCCGCTATTCCCGGCCTCTACCGGCGGGCGGTTTTCGACGCCTTCATCAAACTCGATCCCCGGGCCATGATCCGGAACCCGGTCATGTTTACCGTTGAGATCGGCAGCGTGGTAACCACGCTTCTCTGGCTGCAGGCGCTTACCGGGCAGGGCGAGGCCCCGCCGGCGTTTATCGGTATGATCTCGGCATGGCTCTGGTTCACCGTCCTCTTTGCCAACTTTGCAGAAGCCCTTGCCGAGGGCCGGGGCAAGGCACAGGCGGACTCGTTGCGGAAGATGCGACGTGATACTGACGCAAAAAAACTCAATCCTGACTATACCCTTGTACGGGGCAGGGAGCCCGACGAAAAGTACGTCTCGGTCATATCCTCATCAGCACTGCACAAGAACGATCTCATCTTTGTAAAAGCCGGGGACACGATTCCGGTGGACGGGGAAGTGATCGATGGCGTTGCCTCGGTCAATGAGAGCGCGATTACCGGTGAAAGCGCACCGGTCATACGGGAATCCGGGGGCGACCGGAGTGCAGTCACGGGGGGAACTACCATCCTCTCAGACTGGCTCATCATCCGGGTCAGCGCAAACCCCGGGGAAGGGTTCCTCGACCACATGATCGGTCTCATCGAAGGGGCGAAACGGCAGAAGACCCCGAACGAGATTGCGCTTAACATTCTCCTGCTTGGCCTGACCGCAGTTTTCATAGTGGTTTCCGCTGCACTCTACATGTTCTCGCGTTACAGTGTAGAGACCGCAGGAATCGGAACAACAGTCACCATTACCGTACTTGTGGCCCTCTTTGTCTGTCTTGCACCAACAACGATCGGGGGACTCCTCAGTGCGATCGGCATCGCCGGCATGGACAGGCTGATCCAGCGCAATGTCATCACCACATCGGGCCGTGCCATCGAAGCAGCGGGGGACGTGGATGTCCTGCTGCTGGACAAGACCGGCACGATCACGCTTGGGAACCGGCAGGCAGTCGAGCTGATCCCGGTTGACGGGACAGAGATCCAGGAACTTGCCGAAACGGCACAACTCGCTTCCCTTGCCGATGAGACACCGGAAGGCCGCAGCATTGTCGTGCTGGCAAAGGAAAAATACGGGCTCCGGGGCAGGACCGTGGGAGCAACCGAATCAACAACTGAGATGCAGTTCATACCGTTCTCAAGCCAGACCCGGATGAGCGGTGTCACCGTTGGCAATAACCAGATCCGGAAGGGGGCGGCCGACGCAGTCTTTGCCCACATCAGCAACTGCGGTAAATCCGAAGTCTCGGAACAACTCAGACAGGTGGTAGATGACATCGCCCGTGCCGGGGGCACCCCCCTCGTGGTGGCGAAAAACGGGAAAGCTCTCGGCGTCATCTACTTAAAGGATATTGTAAAAGGCGGGATCAAGGAACGCTTTGCCCAGTTGCGGAAGATGGGCATCAAGACCGTCATGATAACCGGTGACAACCGGCTCACCGCCGCAACGATTGCCGCCGAAGCAGGAGTGGATGATTTTCTTGCGGAAGCTACACCGGAGAGCAAACTGAAACTGATCCGGGAGTACCAGACCGGGGGAAGAATGGTTGCCATGACCGGCGATGGCACGAACGACGCACCTGCACTCGCCCAGGCCGATGTTGCCGTTGCCATGAACACCGGTACCCAGCCGGCCAGGGAAGCCGCAAACATGATCGATCTCGATTCCAATCCGACAAAACTGATCGAGATTGTCGAGATCGGAAAACAACTGCTCATGACAAGGGGAGCTCTGACCACGTTCTCGATTGCAAACGATATTGCAAAATATTTCGCGATAATCCCGATCGCGTTTGCTTCAACCTACCCGGCACTTGGCGCCCTCAATGTCCTTGGACTTCACCAGGGTATCCTTTCAGCCGTGATCTTCAATGCACTTATCATCGTTCTTCTGATACCCCTTGCCCTGCGGGGGGTCGGGTACCGTGCAATGTCGGCAGAAGAAGCGCTTCGCAATAACATCCTGCTCTACGGGATCGGAGGACTTATCGCTCCGTTCATCGGAATAAAACTCATAGACGTTCTGCTCGTTCTCATGGGTGTGTAA
- a CDS encoding sensor histidine kinase KdpD codes for MVAPPGCRPDPDTLLAHIQSEERQRTRGKLKIFLGYIAGVGKTYEMLQAAHLRKRDGIDVRIGYVETHGRIETEALVEGLEIIPRKIIDYQNVKIPEMDLDRILALRPELVLVDELAHTNAPGSRHPKRYQDVEELLDAGINVYTTLNVQHIESLNDVVAQITGVVIRETIPDRVIDEAAEIELVDLAPQELLQRLREGKVYVPEMAARALEKFFNEGNLYALRELALRRAAERVDTQMLAYMQTRAIPGPWAAGDSLLVCIGPGPLSERLVRTARRQADRMNAPWTALYVETPSHHRLSKKGKEQVSKTLHLAETLGATTATVFGVNVANTAIDYARRHNATRIIIGKTLRPRWQEFVFGSVVDQLIHNSGTIDIYVISSQEDLPPSSVEMEPLLPATPPKDYVASLVLVAIITAVGWLIHSFISPVNLAMLFMLGVVAVAWRRGLRPAIFTAVIGVLAFDFFFIPPYLTFRVNDTEYLITFAGMIIVGSLVSILVARAREHAESAQIREQETGTLYALSQDLARAVDNNSIITAVAKHIREIFQWDSVFLLPDDNRLVVYPGSPNLTLNADDIAVATWAFQHGTIAGYDTDTLHGSPIRYIPLESSQVMLGIMGVRPADPDGIITHEQERILTAFASQMAQALERVKLTTSPR; via the coding sequence ATGGTCGCCCCACCCGGGTGTCGCCCGGATCCCGATACGCTGCTTGCGCATATCCAGAGTGAAGAGCGGCAGAGAACGCGGGGCAAGCTCAAGATTTTTTTAGGGTATATTGCAGGCGTGGGAAAGACGTACGAGATGCTCCAGGCGGCCCACCTGCGAAAACGCGACGGGATCGATGTCCGGATCGGGTATGTCGAGACCCACGGGAGGATCGAGACCGAAGCCCTGGTTGAGGGGCTCGAGATCATCCCCCGGAAAATAATCGATTACCAGAACGTGAAGATTCCGGAGATGGATCTCGACAGGATCCTCGCCCTTCGCCCGGAACTGGTCCTTGTCGATGAACTTGCTCACACCAATGCACCGGGTTCGCGCCATCCGAAACGCTATCAGGATGTCGAAGAGCTGCTCGATGCAGGCATCAATGTCTATACAACGCTGAATGTCCAGCATATCGAGAGCCTCAATGATGTCGTTGCCCAGATCACCGGCGTCGTTATCCGGGAGACCATCCCGGACCGGGTGATCGATGAAGCCGCCGAGATCGAACTGGTGGACCTGGCCCCGCAGGAACTTCTCCAGCGGCTCCGGGAAGGTAAAGTGTACGTTCCCGAGATGGCTGCCCGGGCTCTTGAGAAGTTCTTCAATGAAGGCAACCTGTATGCATTGCGGGAACTCGCCCTCCGCCGGGCAGCTGAACGGGTCGACACCCAGATGCTTGCCTATATGCAGACCCGGGCCATTCCGGGGCCCTGGGCAGCGGGGGATAGTCTGCTTGTCTGCATCGGGCCGGGACCGTTGTCCGAACGGTTGGTCCGCACTGCCCGCAGGCAGGCGGATCGGATGAACGCCCCGTGGACTGCTCTGTATGTTGAGACCCCATCCCATCACCGCTTATCGAAGAAGGGAAAAGAGCAGGTATCAAAAACGCTCCATCTTGCAGAAACCTTAGGGGCCACGACTGCCACCGTCTTCGGGGTTAATGTCGCAAACACGGCGATCGATTATGCCCGCAGGCACAATGCTACCCGGATCATCATAGGAAAAACGCTCCGGCCTCGCTGGCAGGAGTTTGTCTTCGGTTCTGTGGTGGACCAGCTCATCCACAACAGCGGCACCATCGACATCTATGTCATCAGCAGCCAGGAGGATCTGCCACCATCATCCGTGGAGATGGAACCCCTGCTCCCGGCTACCCCGCCGAAGGATTATGTTGCAAGTCTGGTCCTCGTTGCTATTATCACGGCTGTCGGCTGGCTGATCCATTCATTCATCTCCCCGGTAAATCTTGCCATGCTGTTCATGCTTGGGGTCGTTGCCGTAGCATGGAGACGGGGACTGCGCCCGGCAATATTTACCGCAGTCATCGGGGTTTTAGCATTCGATTTCTTCTTTATTCCACCATACTTGACGTTCAGGGTCAACGATACAGAGTATCTCATCACGTTTGCCGGTATGATTATTGTCGGTTCGCTGGTCAGTATCCTGGTGGCACGGGCACGCGAACATGCCGAATCGGCACAGATCCGTGAGCAGGAGACCGGGACCCTGTATGCATTGTCCCAGGATCTTGCACGGGCGGTTGATAATAATTCAATCATCACCGCAGTTGCAAAGCATATCAGGGAGATCTTCCAGTGGGATTCGGTCTTCCTCCTTCCGGATGATAACCGGCTCGTTGTTTACCCGGGAAGCCCGAATCTGACGCTCAATGCTGATGATATCGCGGTTGCCACATGGGCTTTCCAGCATGGCACCATTGCCGGTTACGACACGGATACTCTCCATGGTTCACCAATCCGGTACATTCCTCTCGAGAGTTCACAGGTGATGCTGGGAATCATGGGAGTGAGACCCGCTGACCCGGACGGGATAATCACCCACGAGCAGGAACGCATTCTCACGGCGTTTGCGAGCCAGATGGCGCAGGCACTTGAACGGGTGAAACTGACAACGAGCCCGCGATGA
- a CDS encoding KUP/HAK/KT family potassium transporter has translation MTHTSSSLNGVVKSMGLVFGDIGTSPIYSLTAIFFLIPPTPQNIMGILSLIIWTLTMLVTVQYTYLAMHLGKKGEGGTIVLKEILLSMLKSGNQIAFVSLLAIIGIALFIGDGVITPAISILSAVEGVTLIPGFEQTSQMTLMIIAGLIAIGLFSVQARGSERVAWAFGPVMIIWFAALAISGLCALWFAPQVLLAVNPMYGIHYLASHGLEGFLILSSVILVATGGEALYADMGHLGRKPIVSAWYIVFAALVVNYLGQGAFLLSHPGAHNILFEMIFSQSGILYVPFLILSIAATVIASQAMISGIFSIVYQGITTRIMPLLRIDYTSPQLRSQIYIDIVNWALLLAVLFVIVIFRTSNNLTHAYGLAVCGTMVITAILVTWILLLRGQIVKSLMAVLILGITIAFLIANLHKIPDGGYWSLVIAFIPFAIIMIYVNGQRKLAAKLSPIPLDNFLVKFKDAYHSANRISGTALFFARDFRNLPQYVPRIMFNNKIIYDDNIIISIIRTEQPFGVTWGVTRELAQGFSIFEIYLGYMEIVDIGEILKEADIDEVTIFYGMEDIVTTHVVWRIFAAIKRLSPPLVQFYKLPPDKIHGVVTRVEL, from the coding sequence ATGACGCACACTTCCTCGTCATTGAATGGTGTCGTCAAATCCATGGGTCTCGTGTTTGGCGATATCGGCACGAGTCCTATCTATTCGCTTACCGCCATCTTTTTCCTCATCCCCCCCACCCCGCAGAACATTATGGGGATTCTCTCGCTGATCATCTGGACCCTGACCATGCTTGTCACGGTCCAGTACACGTACCTCGCCATGCATCTCGGTAAAAAAGGCGAAGGTGGGACGATCGTGCTCAAAGAGATCCTCCTCTCCATGCTGAAATCCGGCAACCAGATCGCGTTTGTCTCCCTGCTCGCGATCATCGGCATAGCCCTTTTCATCGGCGACGGGGTGATAACCCCGGCCATCAGCATACTGTCTGCAGTGGAGGGCGTCACCCTCATCCCGGGGTTTGAACAGACATCCCAGATGACCCTGATGATAATTGCCGGACTCATCGCGATAGGTCTCTTCTCTGTCCAGGCCCGGGGGAGCGAGCGGGTGGCGTGGGCGTTTGGCCCGGTCATGATCATCTGGTTTGCCGCCCTTGCCATCTCCGGTCTGTGTGCCCTCTGGTTTGCTCCCCAGGTCCTGCTGGCGGTGAACCCGATGTACGGAATCCACTACTTAGCCTCGCACGGGCTTGAAGGATTCCTGATTCTCTCCTCGGTAATACTCGTGGCAACCGGGGGCGAAGCCCTGTACGCGGACATGGGGCACCTGGGCAGGAAGCCGATCGTCAGTGCCTGGTACATCGTCTTTGCTGCACTCGTGGTGAACTATCTCGGCCAGGGTGCCTTCCTGCTGTCCCATCCCGGCGCACACAACATCCTCTTCGAGATGATCTTTTCCCAGTCAGGAATCCTGTATGTTCCCTTCCTGATTCTGAGCATTGCGGCAACCGTTATCGCTTCCCAGGCTATGATCTCGGGAATATTTTCAATTGTGTACCAGGGTATCACAACCCGGATCATGCCGCTGTTGCGCATTGACTACACTTCCCCGCAACTCCGTTCCCAGATCTATATCGATATCGTGAACTGGGCCCTGCTCCTCGCGGTTCTCTTCGTTATTGTGATCTTCAGGACGTCCAACAATCTCACCCATGCCTATGGCCTTGCGGTCTGCGGGACCATGGTGATCACCGCGATCCTCGTTACGTGGATTCTCCTCCTGCGGGGGCAGATCGTGAAATCCCTGATGGCAGTTCTCATCCTCGGGATCACGATCGCGTTCCTGATTGCAAATCTCCATAAGATCCCTGACGGAGGTTACTGGTCGCTCGTCATTGCTTTCATCCCGTTTGCTATCATCATGATCTACGTGAACGGCCAGAGGAAACTTGCTGCAAAACTGAGCCCGATCCCTCTTGACAATTTCCTGGTAAAATTCAAGGACGCCTACCATTCGGCGAACCGGATCTCTGGCACTGCCCTGTTCTTTGCCCGGGATTTCCGGAATCTTCCCCAGTATGTTCCCCGGATTATGTTCAACAACAAGATCATTTACGATGACAATATCATCATCTCGATCATCCGGACCGAACAGCCCTTCGGGGTAACCTGGGGAGTCACCCGCGAACTCGCACAGGGGTTCTCGATCTTTGAGATATACCTCGGGTATATGGAGATCGTCGATATAGGGGAGATATTAAAAGAGGCGGATATCGATGAGGTAACGATCTTCTATGGCATGGAAGACATTGTTACCACTCATGTTGTCTGGCGTATTTTTGCAGCGATCAAACGCCTCTCCCCGCCCCTGGTGCAGTTCTACAAGCTGCCCCCCGACAAGATCCATGGTGTCGTCACAAGGGTGGAACTGTAA
- the nth gene encoding endonuclease III: MKKQDAARIYSLLLSRYPDARETPETVARGTPFEVLILTILSAQTTDKAVLKVKSSLFSKYPGPEELSKGRTGDVEKIIHSLGYYHAKAKNIIAASQTLLDRFGGNVPETMDELLTIPGVGRKTANIVMYHALGRNEGIAVDTHVRRLSQRIGFSDTDNVEIIERDLMALFPQDTWGDLTDVLIAHGRATCDAKKPLCDECVISSKCRFFKTENR; encoded by the coding sequence ATGAAAAAACAGGATGCCGCCCGGATCTATTCGCTTCTTCTTTCGCGGTATCCCGATGCCCGCGAGACTCCCGAGACGGTTGCACGCGGAACGCCGTTTGAAGTGCTCATCCTCACGATTCTCTCCGCCCAGACAACCGACAAGGCTGTCCTGAAAGTCAAATCCTCCCTCTTCTCGAAGTACCCGGGACCGGAAGAACTCTCGAAAGGCCGGACCGGGGACGTGGAGAAGATCATCCACAGCCTCGGCTACTACCACGCGAAGGCAAAGAACATCATCGCAGCTTCCCAGACCCTGCTCGACCGGTTCGGGGGAAACGTCCCGGAAACCATGGACGAGCTCCTCACCATCCCGGGTGTCGGGCGCAAGACCGCAAACATCGTGATGTACCACGCTCTCGGGCGGAACGAGGGGATCGCAGTCGACACCCATGTCCGGAGGCTCTCGCAGCGGATCGGGTTCTCCGATACCGACAACGTGGAGATCATCGAACGGGATCTCATGGCCCTCTTCCCGCAGGATACCTGGGGCGATCTCACCGATGTCCTGATCGCCCATGGCCGGGCAACCTGCGATGCGAAAAAACCGCTTTGCGATGAATGCGTAATAAGCAGCAAGTGCCGGTTTTTTAAAACGGAAAACCGGTAA